The Cloeon dipterum chromosome 3, ieCloDipt1.1, whole genome shotgun sequence genome includes a region encoding these proteins:
- the LOC135940561 gene encoding uncharacterized protein LOC135940561, producing the protein MKMEMKEFRVQLATNKSAVATSLTLESDLLDIPLPLQDVESFKSFVARLNSEDNFHNEMMRLLVARSIHLGARPIESNQKRVAIVLKSNILPWLFAPQLVADLSLTKIKCWEGGKNFFKFLTDVINTSKLCSANFSMVESCFGDYCRRKGSEFRRVGKVATKRKTKSPNKEVQSPKKRPEVGSRPKCSTATSVFDPRSPKKKMVNAKVRRLAIESSCSDEEEMSSPLKRIKIRSPKKKMVNAKVRRLAIESSCSDEEEMSSPLKRIKIRYAKKSQGNLSSSDEALA; encoded by the exons ATGAAAATGGAGATGAAAGAGTTCAGAGTACAACTAGCAACCAACAAGTCAGCTGTTGCTACATCACTCACCTTGGAGTCAGATCTATTAGACATCCCCCTGCCCCTTCAAGATGTGGAGTCGTTCAAATCTTTTGTTGCCAGGCTGAATAGTGAGGACAATTTTCATAATGAAATG ATGCGGCTCTTGGTTGCCAGAAGCATTCACCTTGGTGCACGGCCCATAGAAAGCAACCAGAAAAGAGTAGCAATCGTTTTGAAAAGCAACATCCTCCCCTGGCTTTTTGCCCCACAACTCGTAGCTGACCTCtccttgacaaaaataaaatgctgggaaggagggaaaaatttctttaaattcttAACTG ATGTGATCAACACGAGCAAATTATGCTCTGCAAATTTCTCCATGGTTGAGTCTTGCTTCGGTGATTACTGCAGACGAAAAGGAAGTGAGTTCCGAAG GGTAGGAAAAGTGGCTACCAAGAGGAAAACAAAGAGCCCCAACAAAGAAGTGCAATCCCCAAAGAAAAGACCTGAGGTTGGCTCCCGCCCAAAATGCAGCACAGCAACCAGTGTCTTTGACCCAAG GTCTCCCAAGAAAAAGATGGTAAATGCAAAGGTCAGACGTTTGGCTATCGAATCTTCCTGTTCTGACGAAGAAGAGATGAGTTCTCCTctgaaaaggataaaaattag GTCTCCCAAGAAAAAGATGGTAAATGCAAAGGTCAGACGTTTGGCTATCGAATCTTCCTGTTCTGACGAAGAAGAGATGAGTTCTCCTctgaaaaggataaaaattag GTATGCCAAAAAGTCCCAGGGCAATCTGAGTTCCTCAGACGAAGCCCTCGCTTAA
- the Sod2 gene encoding superoxide dismutase [Mn], mitochondrial — protein sequence MLSSRGLVSLARVRQGLKVLACEKHTLPDLPYDYNALEPVISAEIMQLHHSKHHATYVTNLNVAEEKLAEAQAKNDVSTIISLAPALRFNGGGHLNHSIFWQNLSPNGGGEPTGALLEAIKRDFGSFENMKNQLSASTVAVQGSGWGWLGYNKQSKRLQIAACPNQDPLEATTGLSPLFGIDVWEHAYYLQYKNVRPDYVKAIFNKANWADVAERFAKASK from the exons ATGCTCAGCTCCAGGGGACTCGTTTCTCTGGCCAG GGTGCGTCAGGGTTTGAAGGTTTTGGCGTGTGAGAAGCACACCCTGCCTGACTTGCCTTATGACTACAACGCCCTGGAGCCGGTCATCTCGGCGGAAATCATGCAGCTGCACCACTCCAAGCACCACGCCACATACGTGACCAACCTGAATGTGGCCGAGGAGAAGCTGGCTGAGGCCCAAGCCAAGA ATGATGTGAGCACCATAATCAGTTTGGCGCCAGCTTTGCGGTTCAACGGCGGTGGACACCTAAACCACTCCATCTTCTGGCAGAATCTTTCACCCAATGGAGGTGGAGAACCAACAG GTGCCCTGCTGGAAGCCATCAAGCGCGACTTTGGCTCCTTTGAGAACATGAAGAACCAGCTGTCAGCCTCAACTGTGGCCGTACAGGGCTCAGGCTGGGGCTGGCTTGGCTACAACAAGCAGAGCAAACGCCTCCAAATTGCCGCCTGTCCCAACCAAGACCCCCTTGAAGCCACCACAG GGTTGTCCCCCCTATTTGGAATCGACGTGTGGGAGCACGCCTACTACTTGCAATACAAAAACGTGCGGCCCGACTACGTGAAAGCCATTTTCAATAAGGCCAACTGGGCCGACGTGGCAGAGCGTTTCGCCAAAGCCTCCAAGTGA
- the mats gene encoding MOB kinase activator 1B, with amino-acid sequence MSFFFGNRSSKTFKPKKNIPEGTHQYDLMKHAAATLGSGNLRMAVMLPEGEDLNEWVAVNTVDFFNQINMLYGTITEFCTEESCAIMSAGPKYEYHWADGQSVKKPIKCSAPKYIDYLMTWVQDQLDDEALFPSKIGVPFPKNFLTIAKTILKRLFRVYAHLYHQHFSEVMQLGEEAHLNTSFKHFIFFVQEFSLIDRRELAPLMELIEKLTNKEGRL; translated from the exons ATGAGTTTCTTCTT TGGTAATCGGTCGTCGAAAACTTTCAAACCAAAGAAGAACATCCCCGAGGGCACGCACCAGTATGACTTGATGAAACATGCCGCGGCCACCCTGGGTTCGGGAAACCTGCGGATGGCCGTGATGCTGCCCGAGGGCGAGGACCTCAACGAGTGGGTCGCCGTCAATA CTGTGGACTTTTTCAACCAGATTAACATGTTATACGGCACGATCACCGAGTTCTGCACAGAGGAGAGCTGTGCCATCATGTCGGCCGGGCCTAAATACGAATACCACTGGGCCGACGGGCAGTCGGTGAAAAAGCCCATCAAGTGCTCGGCGCCCAAGTATATCGACTACCTGATGACCTGGGTGCAGGACCAGCTGGACGATGAGGCGCTGTTCCCTTCAAAAATAG GTGTTCCTTTCCCGAAGAATTTTCTTACAATTGCCAAGACAATCCTGAAGCGGTTGTTCCGGGTGTACGCGCACCTGTACCACCAGCACTTTTCGGAAGTGATGCAGCTTGGCGAGGAGGCGCATCTCAACACGTCCTTCAAGCACTTCATCTTTTTCGTACAG GAGTTCAGCCTGATCGACCGGAGAGAGCTGGCTCCGTTGATGGAACTGATCGAGAAGCTCACGAACAAGGAGGGACGCTTGTGA